One Candidatus Neomarinimicrobiota bacterium DNA window includes the following coding sequences:
- a CDS encoding MoaD/ThiS family protein, with protein sequence MDNSSNKMITVNVRLDSQMANTLGTNRVSVTVGESSTIFDVKEKIKKNHPDLEDRLDGTLPVVSGKMVNLDQKVSQGENIAFLSPAAGG encoded by the coding sequence ATGGATAATTCATCAAATAAAATGATTACGGTCAATGTACGTTTGGATTCCCAGATGGCTAATACATTGGGAACCAACAGAGTGAGTGTTACAGTAGGTGAATCATCTACCATCTTTGATGTTAAAGAAAAAATAAAGAAAAATCATCCGGATCTTGAAGATCGGCTTGATGGTACACTTCCCGTTGTTTCTGGAAAGATGGTGAATTTGGATCAAAAAGTAAGCCAGGGCGAAAACATCGCTTTTCTCAGCCCGGCAGCCGGTGGCTAA
- a CDS encoding acetamidase/formamidase family protein — translation MMAKADVKEKKVTQTNGHETVYVDEFVDGVLDPKKTMLGPVKDGGHIMVNTTPGCWGPMITPSIRGGHEVTKPVYVSGAEVGDAIAIRIKDISVTSMATSSGNDQWMENRFLGDPYVAGKCPTCDEVWPETRLEGIGQESVRCAKCGNDVTPFTFTNGYTIFFDNNREIGVTLHKKAAEEVGKSAAHYAALPEKSVQNPILAFCPSDLVGVVARLRPFMGQLGTTPAIAMPDSHNAGDFGTFLVGAPHAYGIEADDLVHRTDGHMDIDAVRAGSILICPVKVPGGGVYLGDMHAMQGDGEIAGHTTDVSGTVNLQVHVLKGLDIDGPIILPVKEDLPYLAQPLTDEEREKAETVAIAWGLESLEASAPISFVGTGGDLNAATENGLQRAADFLEVSVPEVQNRATITGAIEIGRAPGVVQVTFRAPVDKLEKRGIMPYV, via the coding sequence ATGATGGCAAAAGCTGATGTAAAGGAAAAAAAGGTAACACAGACTAATGGTCACGAGACTGTTTATGTAGACGAATTTGTCGATGGCGTTTTGGATCCTAAAAAAACTATGTTAGGCCCTGTAAAAGACGGCGGCCATATTATGGTGAATACTACCCCGGGCTGTTGGGGACCTATGATTACACCGTCCATTCGGGGCGGTCATGAAGTAACCAAACCGGTTTATGTTTCCGGAGCCGAAGTAGGTGACGCCATTGCAATTCGTATAAAAGATATCTCTGTCACCTCCATGGCCACATCTTCAGGCAATGACCAATGGATGGAAAACCGTTTTCTAGGGGACCCCTATGTGGCCGGTAAATGCCCTACCTGTGATGAAGTATGGCCCGAGACCCGATTAGAGGGTATCGGTCAGGAATCTGTCCGATGCGCAAAGTGTGGGAACGACGTAACGCCATTTACTTTCACCAACGGATACACCATATTTTTTGACAATAATCGCGAGATTGGTGTAACTCTTCACAAAAAAGCTGCTGAGGAGGTGGGAAAGAGTGCTGCACACTATGCCGCCCTTCCTGAAAAATCTGTACAGAATCCAATCCTGGCATTCTGTCCTAGCGATCTAGTGGGAGTTGTTGCAAGACTTCGACCTTTCATGGGCCAACTGGGCACTACTCCGGCCATAGCCATGCCCGATTCACATAACGCTGGTGACTTCGGTACGTTCCTCGTAGGCGCACCTCACGCCTATGGTATTGAGGCGGATGATCTTGTCCACCGTACAGACGGCCATATGGATATTGACGCTGTCCGGGCTGGCTCCATCCTCATCTGTCCCGTTAAGGTGCCGGGTGGTGGTGTCTACCTGGGTGATATGCACGCCATGCAGGGCGACGGTGAGATCGCAGGTCACACCACAGATGTCTCCGGTACAGTGAATCTGCAAGTCCACGTTCTCAAAGGACTGGATATCGATGGACCCATTATTCTCCCTGTCAAAGAAGATCTACCCTACCTTGCGCAGCCGCTTACCGATGAAGAGAGAGAAAAAGCTGAAACAGTAGCAATTGCTTGGGGTCTAGAATCCCTAGAAGCATCAGCACCTATTTCTTTTGTAGGTACTGGGGGAGACCTGAATGCTGCGACGGAGAATGGACTGCAAAGAGCTGCTGATTTCCTGGAGGTAAGCGTTCCCGAAGTACAGAACCGCGCCACAATTACAGGTGCTATTGAAATTGGTCGGGCTCCCGGTGTAGTCCAGGTTACCTTTAGAGCGCCGGTAGATAAACTGGAAAAGAGGGGCATCATGCCCTACGTC